Part of the Leptospira yasudae genome is shown below.
GCTGATTCGTTCCCGCTTAAACTACCGTCCTCATCTTTCCCGATTTCGTTTTATCGTTTTTCCCGACGCGTCGTTGATCGGTAACGAAGCCGAAACTGCCTTGCTCAAATCTTTGGAAGAAGCTCCTCCGTTTTCCAGATTCATCTTTATCGTAAACAACATCGACAAACTGAAAGAGACCATTGTCAGTCGAGCGATCTGTGTTCCGTTCCAATATTTGAACCAAAGTGATTTAAAAAAAATTCAGGCGAACATAGGATCAACCGCGCATCCGTTTCAAGGAGGAAGTTTAGTTTCTTCCGAATGTCCAACCGAAGTAATCGAACTCGTTCAGGAAAAAATCAAAGATCGATTGGAAACGCAGCTGGATCTTTTAAAACTAGAGTCGTGGATTCTTTCCTACAAGGATGAACATCCCGAATGGAAGGACAATTTTTCTTACAAGGAATTCTTAGAACTCGTAAGCCTTGTGTTGATCTACGAATATACGCGAACCGGTTACGAAAATAATCTCCCGAAGATCGAAGCGATCTTCGAATTTAAGGGAGAACTTCACAAAAGAATCACCGGAATCGATACGATCGCTCTCTCAAGACTCTTTTTTCGCCTTTCTCTCTAAAGTATATTCTATTTATTGAATATATTTTTGCGTAAAAATACGTTAACATGCGTTAGTCGGAACGGAGGAGACGGACACTTTACCCGTTGGTGACATAATTTATTATCCCTAACATAAACATCTCCTTTTTTTGGGGAGAGATTGCGATTCCGGAATTTTCATTTGAGTACAAGGCTTCTTCCAAAAATACTGTATTCTCATTCGTTGGTCTGCGGAACTCCGTAGACAAAGTGAAAAATCGTTTTATTCCATCGAAACGGAAAAGTTTTTTCGATTCGAATTCTTACATTCACTCTTTGAGTGCGTTTTTTGTTTTTATTATTTTCGGAGGAAGCGTTGAACCTGGTTTGGAACAAAATTTTGGAGGAAGTATCTAAGAAAATATCTCCTCAATACTATGAACGGTTCATCGATACTCTTAAATTAGAGACGCTTAACTCGGAAAAATGTACGATCATAGCTCCTTCTGCGACGATCAAAACTCACGTCGAAAGAAAATATCAAAACATTATCGAAAACGCCATCTTGGAAGCCTGCGGTGATAAGATTCCGGTAGAGATTTTGATCGAAACAAAGGCGGCTTCTCCGCTTCAAACGATTCTGGAAAAATCTTTCGATCAAAAAGATTTTCAATTCAATCCGGATTATACTTTCGAAACGTTTATCGTAGGCGACTGCAATCGTCTTGCTTATACGGCCGCGAAAGAATGCGTTCGTAAACCCGCTGAAATCAATCCGCTGTATTTATTCGGAAGCGTCGGCGTTGGAAAGACGCATTTGCTCCACGCGATCGGATCCGAACTCGTTAAAAAAGATCCTTGGAAGACCGTTTGTTACGTGGATATATCTTCATTTATGAACGAGTTTCGTTTTGCTCTTCAATCGAGAGAATTGATCGAAAGTTTTAAGATGAAATACCAGTCTTACAACTGTCTTCTCGTGGATGACATTCAACTTCTTTCCACAAATGCGGAAAAAACACAGGATGAATTCTTCGCTTTGTTTAATTTTCTTTTTGAAAGAAAAAGACAGATCGTAATCGCTTCCGACCGCCCTAGTTCCGAGCTTGCGATCCATGAACGATTGAAATCACGATTCGTAACCGGAGTTCAAGCAGACATTCAATATCCCGATCGCGAGATTCGCAAAGGAATCGTGACTCACCATTCTAAGATTATGGATCTCGGTCTAAGCGAAGATATTCTCGATTTTTTATCGGATCAAATCGAGGAAGATACGAGACTTCTTCTCGGGGCTCTCAACGATATTTATCTTTATAAAAAATCCTATTCTCTTCTTTTCCTTAACTTGGATAAGGTTAAGGAAATCGTAAAAAACCGTTTGTATCGGAAGAAGAACGTGGAGTTTTCCCACGATCGAATCATCGAATCGGTTGCGAAGGAATTCAATTTGAATGCCGCTGAAATTATGGGGAAAAGTAGAAAGAAGGAACTCATCGTTCCGCGTCATATTTGCTTTTATCTGTTGCACAGCATCTTCAAGGTAAACAAATCACAGGTCGGAAGATTGTTCCAAACACAACATACGACCGTGATTCATGGTGTCCGCAAAGCCGAGGAACTTCTTTCCAACAATAAGGAAATGCGGTTCTTAGTGGAGCGCATCAGTTCCAAATATAAACTTCAATAAGACCGAATTCTTTTCACGAGTTATTGTCGGTTTTATCTACTGTAAATAAACTGTTCATAAACCATCAAAGAATGGAAGAAAAAGATCAATAAATCTGTAAATAAGACATAATGCAAAATTACTGTCGCTTCAGAGTTGAAAATTGACTAAGAATTATGTCGGAAAAGAAAATTCTCTTTTCAAAAAAAATGAGACATATTTCCGTATTCTTTAGGAATAGAAATTTATGTACATATTTACAGGTACTACTCCTACTACTGTACAATAATAAGAAATCTATTTAATTAAGAAAGAATCTAGGAGAGACAAATTGAAAATCAAAGTCAATACATCGGAATTCTTAAAAGCGATTCACGCAGTGGAAGGTGTAATCTCCGCGAGAGAAATAAAATCTGTATTATCAAATCTTAAAATAGAAGCCGAAGGTAAGGAAGTATTTCTTTCCGCAACCGATCTTGAAATTTCCATTAAGACATCCGTGCCCGCTGAAGTGATGCAAGCGGGAAGTATTTCGCTGCCTGCAAAACAGCTTTCCAGTTTTTTCAAAACGATTCACTTTGAAGAAACCACTTTATCTTTGGAAGAATCCGACGGTGACTCTTCGATCGCTTATATCACGGACGCGTCCGGTAAGAACGATTATAAATCCAAAATCAGCGGAATGGATGCGGAAGAAATTAAAACGATTTCGAAAGTGAATCCCTCCCAAGTGTCTTCTTTTCCGAGTACATTGATAAACGACATGATCCGTAAAACTTCTTATGCGATCGCGCATGAAGATCAAAGATTTATCTTTAACGGTCTCTATATGATTCCCGACGGAAATAAACTGATCTTCGTTGGAACGGACGGAAGAAGACTTTGTAAGATCGAACGAAATCTTCCTTCTCCTTTGCAGTTCAAGGATTCTATCATCGTTCCCGCAAAGGCGATCCGCGAAATTTCCAAAATGATCGCGACTTCCGAAACGGGTAACATCGGTTTGATCGACAGTCAAATTTACGCTTCGGCGAATAACATAGAATTGTTGTGTAAGTTGATCGAAGGAAACTTTCCGAATTACGAACAAGTTATTCCTAAAAGTACGAAATTCTCCACAAGCATCAACAAAGAAGAATTTCAAGTTTCTCTCAGACAAGTTTTAACAGCTGCGGAAGAACCTTCTCGTCAAGTAAGACTGACATTCGGCAAAAACAATTTGAACTTGTTCGCGCAAACACTCGGCGCTTCGGAAGCGAGCATCAATAAACCGATCGAATATTCCGGCGACGAAGTTACGATCGCATTCAAAGGCGAATACCTCATGGATATTTTCAGATCGATCGACGACAACGAGGTTAAGATCGAATTCTCCGATTCAAGTTCTCCCGTGATTTTCAAAGATCCGTCCGATCCTGAATTCATTTCGGTCATTATGCCGATGAAGTTGTAAGGAATGTTTCTAAAACATCTCACACTTCAAAATTTTAGAAGTCACGAAGAACTGAGCCTGGATTTCGATTCCAGGCTTATTTTTTTTGTGGGCGATAACGGAGAAGGAAAAACGAATCTTCTCGAAGCCATTTGCATGTTGTCGTGGTTGAAAAGTTTTCGAGAATCCGAAGATTCCAATCTGATTCGATGGGGTTCTGAAAATTATTTTCTTAGAGGAAGAATCAAAGAAAATCAAAAGGAATCCGTTTTAGAAATCGGATTCACCGCGAAACCGAGCGTTAAACGGAAATTAAAATTCAATCAGGAAGAAGTCAAAAAAAGAACGGATCTAATCGGTAAGTTTATCACCGTTTTGTTGACTCCAATGGATTTGAAAATCATAGAAGGCGGTCCGGCTGAAAGAAGAAAATTCATCGACGCTTTTATTTCCTCATTCGATCCGTATTATCTCGACTCTCTCTTGGAATATAATAAAATCTTAAAACACAGAAACGCTCTTTTAAAAACGGGAAGTTCCGATGCTTCTCACCTTTCGATTTGGGATAAAAAGCTGATCGAAAAAGGCGTTTTGATTTTGAACAAACGGAAAGAAATCGTATCGGAATTGAATTCGTATTATCAGTCGAATTTGGATAAACTCAGCGGTGGGCGGGACGGTTTGGAACTTACATATAAACCGAACGTGCAAGACGAAGCCGAATTCTCCGAAAAGATCGGACGGAATTTAGGAAGAGATCTTCGATTGGGTTATACCTCCGTAGGAATTCACAGGGACGATCTTTTTATAGGAGCCGCGGATCGCGACATCACCGAGTTCGGTTCTCAAGGTCAAAAAAGGAGCACGGTAATTGCTTTAAAAGCGGCGACGTTCAATTATTATAAGAATGTTCTGAACACGACTCCGGTTTTACTCATCGACGACGTAATTCGCGAACTCGACGTAAAACGAAGGGAATATTTCGTGGATCTCGTGATCAACGCAGGCCAAGCGTTTTTTACGACCACGGATTTGGAAGGAATTCAAGATTATGTCGGTAAACTTGAAGATCAAAAGCAGATCTTTATGATCCGTCAAGGAACGGTTCAACCCATAGAATGAAAGACGACCTCATTTCATCCAAAAAAATCGAAACGTCGGAATTCCGTTCCATCTTAAATCAGATGGGAATCACCGAAGAGAATCTTCAGGAAAAAATTTCGCTTCATACGCTTCGCAATCGCTGGAAGGAAATCGTAGGTCCGGTCTTTGCTTCTCACTCCGAAGTCAATTCGATCCAATTCGGTAAGTTGAGAATTCTCGTTTCCCATAACGCTTATAAACAAGAATTACTTTTTTTACAAAACCGCATCTTAAGAGAGTCGGCGAGATTCCTGGGTAAAGGAACGGTTCGTTCGATTGAAATTTCCATCGGTAAACTGAGCGCTTCTTATCCTTCTTCTTCCGTGGAAACCAAGGAAAAAAAAGGCTTAGAAGGCAAAGAAGATTTAATCGCCATTCTTGAAAAAGAAACCGATCCGGAAGTTAAAAAACGCTACTTAGAGATTCTTCAATATCTTTGATAACTCGATGAATTTCCTTGCCTCCGTATGGATTTCAGGAAAACTATTCCTGAGGTCCGAAAAATAATGAGCCAAGAAGAAGCAAGCTACAGCGCCGGTCAGATCAAAATTTTAGAAGGTCTAGAAGCTGTTAGAAAGCGTCCGGGGATGTATATCGGAACCCAGGACGAAACCGGACTTCACAAAATGGTCTACGAGGTAGTCGACAACTCCGTCGACGAAGCGATGGCCGGACATTGTACCGAAATTAGAATCAGCATTTTACCGGATAACATCATCGAGGTTAAGGATAACGGTCGAGGAATTCCCGTCGACATTCACCCCGATAAAAAAATTTCAACGATCGAAGTCGTTATGACCATCCTTCACGCGGGTGGTAAGTTTGAAAACGACGCTTATAAAGTTTCCGGCGGTTTGCACGGGGTAGGGGTTTCCGTCGTAAACGCGCTTTCCGAATATCTGGAAGTCGAAGTTCACCAGAAAGGAAAATTTTATACTCAGAAATACGAGAAGGGGATTCCGGTTTCTCCCGTGGAAGCAAAAGGAGAATCTTCGGAAAGAGGGACCATCGTTCGTTTTAAGCCGGACTCTTCCATTTTTACCACGGTAGATTTTCAGTTCGACGTTCTTTCCGCGCGGTTTAGAGAATTAGCTTTTTTGAATAAAGGATTGATTCTGATCGTCGAAGACCGCAGACGCGGTTCCGAAGGGGAGAATCTTTTACGGAACGAATTTCAGTTTTCCGGCGGGATCGTTTCTTTCGTGGAGCATATCAACGAAAACAAACATCCGATGCACAAAGTGATTCACTTTGAACGGAACAAAGACGATGTTTTGGCCGAAATCTCGATTCAATATTCCGAAACTTATACGGAAAACATTTTCTGTTTTACCAATAACATCAACAACAACTTAGGCGGAACCCACTTAGAAGGATTTCGTGCGGCTCTCACGAGAACGTTGAACGACTTCTTAAAAAAAGACACGGTTCTTTCCAAAAAACATCCAACCGGACTTTCCGGCGAAGACGTAAAAGAAGGATTAACCGCCGTTATCTCGATTAAAATTCCTCAGCCTCAGTTCAATTCTCAGACAAAAGAGAAGCTGGTAAACGCGGAGATCAAAGGGATCATGCAAACCTTGAGTTCGGAAGGTTTAACTTTGTTCTTTGAGGAAAATCCGAACATCACGAAAAAGATATTAGAAAAATGTATTCTTTCCGCAAAGGCAAGAGAAGCCGCTCGTAAAGCGAGAGACTTAACCCGAAGAAAAACGGTTCTCGAAGGAGGAGGTCTTCCCGGTAAACTTGCGGACTGTTCCGAAAAAGATCCCGCCCTTTCGGAGATCTATCTGGTCGAGGGTGATTCCGCAGGCGGTTCCGCTAAACAAGGAAGAGATCGAAACACACAGGCGATTCTTCCGCTCAAAGGAAAAATTCTCAACGTAGAAAAAGCGAGATTGGATAAGATTCTTTCCAGCGAAGAAATTCGCGTCTTAGTTTCCGCATTGGGAACGGGAATCGGCGAGGACGAATTCAACATAGATAAAATCCGTTATCATAAAATCATGATTATGACCGACGCGGATATCGACGGTTCACACATTCGCACGCTTCTACTTACATTCTTTTTTCGTTATATGCGGCCTGTGATCGAAAAAGGGTATCTCTATGTCGCGCAGCCGCCTTTGTATCTGATCAAACACGGTAAGAATTCGACTTACGTTTACTCGGATAAAGAAAAAGAGGAATTATTAAAAACGGTCGGAACGGAAAAAGTAGTCATTCAACGATACAAAGGTCTCGGTGAGATGAACCCGGAACAACTCTGGGAAACTACGATGGATCCTTCCAATCGGGTCGTACTAAAAGTGAAGTTGGACGATTTCGTGGAAGCGGAAGAAACGTTCAACATTCTGATGGGCGACGAAGTTCAACCGAGAAAGCAGTTCATCGAAGTCAATGCGGCTAAAGTCGCAAACTTGGATCTTTGATCCGAAGGGAATTTCGAAATGAGTCAAGAGATGGAAAACGAAACAAAAGTCCTGAGTTATAATATCGCCGGAAAACCCGATATCGCGGATGCGTTGAAAAACGGCGTGCGTGTTATTCCTGTAGAAATTGAAGATCAAATGAAAGAAGCGTATCTCGGATATGCGATGTCCGTGATCGTCGGCCGAGCGCTTCCGGACGTGAGAGACGGTTTAAAACCGGTTCACAGAAGAATTCTTCACGCGATGAACGAACGCGCGTGGAGAAGCGATCGTCCTTACGTAAAATGCGCGAAGATCGTGGGGGAAGTGATCGGTAACTATCACCCGCACGGGGACGCTTCGGTTTACGAGGCCCTCGTAAGAATGGTGCAGGATTTTTCTTTGCGCGTTCCTTTGATCGACGGACAAGGAAACTTCGGTTCCATCGACGGTGATAACCCGGCGGCTTACCGATATACGGAAGCTCGACTCGAAAAGGTTGCGGAAGAATTATTACGCGACATCGAAAAAGAAACGGTAAGCTTCTCGCCCAACTACGATGATACGAAACAGCAGCCCGACGTTCTTCCCGCAAACTTTCCGAACCTACTTGTAAACGGTTCTTCCGGAATCGCGGTGGGAATGGCTACGAATATTCCTCCGCACAATCTCAAAGAGACGATCGACGCCGTGATTGCGGTGATTCGCAATCCGGAGATTACGATTCCTGAAATTCTTAAAATCGTTCCGGGACCGGACTTCCCGACTTCCGGAATCATCATCGGCGGAGAAGGTTTAATTTCCGCCTATACGACCGGAAAAGGTTCGATTCGAATCCGTTCCAAAGTGGAAATCGAAGAGAAGAAGAACGGAAGAGAAGTGATCGTCGTCACCGAAATTCCGTATCAGGTAAACAAGAAGGTCCTTCTTGAAAAGATCGGAGATCTCGTTAACGATAAACAGATCGAAGGAATTTCCGAAATCCTGGATCTTTCGGATCGGAAAGGGATTCGAGTCGAAATTCATATTAAGAAAGACGCAAATGCTCAGGTCATTCTCAATCAGCTTTATAAGATGACCCAGCTTCAAGTGAGTTACGGAATCACGATGCTCGCGATTCTCGATAACAAACCTAAGATTTTCAATATTAAGGAAATCTTAACCGCGTATGCGGCTCATAGAAGAGAAGTCATCGTAAGAAGAACTCAGTTCGATCTGGATAAAGCGGAAAAACGCGCGCATATCTTGGAAGGATTGAAGATCGCTCTCGAAAATATCGAAGAAGTGATCAAAGTAATCCGCGCTTCCAAAAATCCTCCCGAAGCGAAACAACAATTGATGATTCGTTTCAGTCTTTCCGAAGTTCAGTCGGATGCGATTCTCGAGATGAGACTGCAAAGACTCACTTCCCTCGAAGTTCAGAAAATCATCGACGAATTGGAAGAAGTCAGAACTTTGATTGCGGATCTGAAAGACATTCTCGCAAAACCTTCTCGCGTAAGCGAAATCGTTTGCACCGAACTGCAAGAGGTCGGCGACAAATACGGAACGAAAAGAAAAACGGAAATCTCCATTGAAAGTATCGAAAGTTCTTCGTTTAACGCCGAAGACTTAATCGCCGACGAAGAGATTGTGATTCAAATCACTTACGATCAGTTCGTAAAACGTCTTCCGATCGATACGTTCAAACGGCAAAAACGCGGCGGAAAGGGAATTCAAGGTCTTTCTCAAAAACGCGACGACGTGATTAAAATCATGAAGGCCGCGATGACGCACGATAGCATCATGTTCTTTTCCAATATCGGAAAAGTGTACGTGATGAAGGCTTACGAGTTGCCGATCGCGTCCAAAGAAGCGCGCGGAAAATCGCTCAAAGCGATCATCAATTTGAGAGAAGACGAATACGTTTCTTCCGTCTTTACGTTCCGCGGAGAGGATATGGAAAAGGATCTTCTGCTGGTAACAAGACGCGGTTTTATTAAACGAATTCAGCTGAAAGAATTTTCCAACGTAAAAAAATCCGGGATCATCGCGATCGGTCTAAGAGACGGAGATGACCTGATCAAAGTGGAAGCGATCGAAGATAAGGATGAAGTTATGATCTTCTCCAGAAAAGGATTGGCGCTTCGTATAGAAGGGAATAGTATTCGAGCGCAGGGAAGAACCGCAAGCGGTGTGACCGGTATGAGACTCTCGGAAGACGATGCGATCGTAGGTCTTAGTAAATTTAAAGAAGGCGAAGATATTTTCGTCGTCTCCGAAGAAGGTTACGGAAA
Proteins encoded:
- the gyrB gene encoding DNA topoisomerase (ATP-hydrolyzing) subunit B translates to MSQEEASYSAGQIKILEGLEAVRKRPGMYIGTQDETGLHKMVYEVVDNSVDEAMAGHCTEIRISILPDNIIEVKDNGRGIPVDIHPDKKISTIEVVMTILHAGGKFENDAYKVSGGLHGVGVSVVNALSEYLEVEVHQKGKFYTQKYEKGIPVSPVEAKGESSERGTIVRFKPDSSIFTTVDFQFDVLSARFRELAFLNKGLILIVEDRRRGSEGENLLRNEFQFSGGIVSFVEHINENKHPMHKVIHFERNKDDVLAEISIQYSETYTENIFCFTNNINNNLGGTHLEGFRAALTRTLNDFLKKDTVLSKKHPTGLSGEDVKEGLTAVISIKIPQPQFNSQTKEKLVNAEIKGIMQTLSSEGLTLFFEENPNITKKILEKCILSAKAREAARKARDLTRRKTVLEGGGLPGKLADCSEKDPALSEIYLVEGDSAGGSAKQGRDRNTQAILPLKGKILNVEKARLDKILSSEEIRVLVSALGTGIGEDEFNIDKIRYHKIMIMTDADIDGSHIRTLLLTFFFRYMRPVIEKGYLYVAQPPLYLIKHGKNSTYVYSDKEKEELLKTVGTEKVVIQRYKGLGEMNPEQLWETTMDPSNRVVLKVKLDDFVEAEETFNILMGDEVQPRKQFIEVNAAKVANLDL
- a CDS encoding DNA polymerase III subunit delta', with translation MSSSAFQLDEILGQEVAMTFLKRYVSKPETIPPLLIFHGPDGTGKESASERFIKNVLCFEGTSCGVCASCKAFMHNSHPDYIRFPEDSGKIIPIGSEDNPEEFTIRWLIRSRLNYRPHLSRFRFIVFPDASLIGNEAETALLKSLEEAPPFSRFIFIVNNIDKLKETIVSRAICVPFQYLNQSDLKKIQANIGSTAHPFQGGSLVSSECPTEVIELVQEKIKDRLETQLDLLKLESWILSYKDEHPEWKDNFSYKEFLELVSLVLIYEYTRTGYENNLPKIEAIFEFKGELHKRITGIDTIALSRLFFRLSL
- the dnaN gene encoding DNA polymerase III subunit beta gives rise to the protein MKIKVNTSEFLKAIHAVEGVISAREIKSVLSNLKIEAEGKEVFLSATDLEISIKTSVPAEVMQAGSISLPAKQLSSFFKTIHFEETTLSLEESDGDSSIAYITDASGKNDYKSKISGMDAEEIKTISKVNPSQVSSFPSTLINDMIRKTSYAIAHEDQRFIFNGLYMIPDGNKLIFVGTDGRRLCKIERNLPSPLQFKDSIIVPAKAIREISKMIATSETGNIGLIDSQIYASANNIELLCKLIEGNFPNYEQVIPKSTKFSTSINKEEFQVSLRQVLTAAEEPSRQVRLTFGKNNLNLFAQTLGASEASINKPIEYSGDEVTIAFKGEYLMDIFRSIDDNEVKIEFSDSSSPVIFKDPSDPEFISVIMPMKL
- the dnaA gene encoding chromosomal replication initiator protein DnaA, coding for MFLLFSEEALNLVWNKILEEVSKKISPQYYERFIDTLKLETLNSEKCTIIAPSATIKTHVERKYQNIIENAILEACGDKIPVEILIETKAASPLQTILEKSFDQKDFQFNPDYTFETFIVGDCNRLAYTAAKECVRKPAEINPLYLFGSVGVGKTHLLHAIGSELVKKDPWKTVCYVDISSFMNEFRFALQSRELIESFKMKYQSYNCLLVDDIQLLSTNAEKTQDEFFALFNFLFERKRQIVIASDRPSSELAIHERLKSRFVTGVQADIQYPDREIRKGIVTHHSKIMDLGLSEDILDFLSDQIEEDTRLLLGALNDIYLYKKSYSLLFLNLDKVKEIVKNRLYRKKNVEFSHDRIIESVAKEFNLNAAEIMGKSRKKELIVPRHICFYLLHSIFKVNKSQVGRLFQTQHTTVIHGVRKAEELLSNNKEMRFLVERISSKYKLQ
- the gyrA gene encoding DNA gyrase subunit A — protein: MSQEMENETKVLSYNIAGKPDIADALKNGVRVIPVEIEDQMKEAYLGYAMSVIVGRALPDVRDGLKPVHRRILHAMNERAWRSDRPYVKCAKIVGEVIGNYHPHGDASVYEALVRMVQDFSLRVPLIDGQGNFGSIDGDNPAAYRYTEARLEKVAEELLRDIEKETVSFSPNYDDTKQQPDVLPANFPNLLVNGSSGIAVGMATNIPPHNLKETIDAVIAVIRNPEITIPEILKIVPGPDFPTSGIIIGGEGLISAYTTGKGSIRIRSKVEIEEKKNGREVIVVTEIPYQVNKKVLLEKIGDLVNDKQIEGISEILDLSDRKGIRVEIHIKKDANAQVILNQLYKMTQLQVSYGITMLAILDNKPKIFNIKEILTAYAAHRREVIVRRTQFDLDKAEKRAHILEGLKIALENIEEVIKVIRASKNPPEAKQQLMIRFSLSEVQSDAILEMRLQRLTSLEVQKIIDELEEVRTLIADLKDILAKPSRVSEIVCTELQEVGDKYGTKRKTEISIESIESSSFNAEDLIADEEIVIQITYDQFVKRLPIDTFKRQKRGGKGIQGLSQKRDDVIKIMKAAMTHDSIMFFSNIGKVYVMKAYELPIASKEARGKSLKAIINLREDEYVSSVFTFRGEDMEKDLLLVTRRGFIKRIQLKEFSNVKKSGIIAIGLRDGDDLIKVEAIEDKDEVMIFSRKGLALRIEGNSIRAQGRTASGVTGMRLSEDDAIVGLSKFKEGEDIFVVSEEGYGKRLGFEEFAAKGRGGKGMAYLKVTDKNGFSVGTGSVGSEDEIILITQQGMTIRINAFDISKLGRTAVGVRIVDLKDNDKVQDFTVLGES
- a CDS encoding DciA family protein, whose amino-acid sequence is MKDDLISSKKIETSEFRSILNQMGITEENLQEKISLHTLRNRWKEIVGPVFASHSEVNSIQFGKLRILVSHNAYKQELLFLQNRILRESARFLGKGTVRSIEISIGKLSASYPSSSVETKEKKGLEGKEDLIAILEKETDPEVKKRYLEILQYL
- the recF gene encoding DNA replication/repair protein RecF (All proteins in this family for which functions are known are DNA-binding proteins that assist the filamentation of RecA onto DNA for the initiation of recombination or recombinational repair.) produces the protein MFLKHLTLQNFRSHEELSLDFDSRLIFFVGDNGEGKTNLLEAICMLSWLKSFRESEDSNLIRWGSENYFLRGRIKENQKESVLEIGFTAKPSVKRKLKFNQEEVKKRTDLIGKFITVLLTPMDLKIIEGGPAERRKFIDAFISSFDPYYLDSLLEYNKILKHRNALLKTGSSDASHLSIWDKKLIEKGVLILNKRKEIVSELNSYYQSNLDKLSGGRDGLELTYKPNVQDEAEFSEKIGRNLGRDLRLGYTSVGIHRDDLFIGAADRDITEFGSQGQKRSTVIALKAATFNYYKNVLNTTPVLLIDDVIRELDVKRREYFVDLVINAGQAFFTTTDLEGIQDYVGKLEDQKQIFMIRQGTVQPIE